From a region of the Deinococcus misasensis DSM 22328 genome:
- a CDS encoding PIN/TRAM domain-containing protein — MNWIPQIIRILIMLSGGYLSYLLLMWFPILQGGPQGSATNLVYLVIAGVLTGYVLSKRVEIPIARRVEQWIKVLVNLQPKRVMAVTVGTILSLLVSVLLNNLLSNAPFYHWGFSLLTTSVLAGFFIFFSLKNSDFFGSFVGNTNAPKPTKIPNPKILDTNVIIDGRIIELLQSQFLEGTLVVPLFVLRELQFLADHADPSKRARGKRGLEVLEQLHSITTLKVIDWDDANIKTVDDKLVKLAQETQAKLISNDYNLGRVAKLQDVNVLNLNALATAIKARYNAGDVVQVTITKEGQQAGQGVAYLEDGTMVVVEDGAPYKGQLKNVVVLSNIQTNVGRMIFARTEG; from the coding sequence ATGAACTGGATACCCCAAATCATCCGCATCCTCATCATGCTTTCCGGGGGATACCTTTCTTACCTTCTTCTGATGTGGTTCCCCATCTTGCAAGGTGGCCCTCAGGGATCTGCCACCAATCTGGTGTATCTGGTGATTGCTGGGGTCCTCACGGGTTATGTGCTGTCCAAGCGTGTGGAAATACCCATTGCCCGCCGGGTCGAGCAATGGATCAAAGTTCTGGTCAACCTCCAGCCCAAACGGGTGATGGCTGTCACTGTTGGCACCATCCTCAGCTTGCTGGTCAGTGTGCTCCTCAACAATTTGCTGTCCAATGCCCCTTTCTACCACTGGGGCTTCAGTTTGCTGACCACCAGTGTGCTGGCTGGCTTTTTCATCTTCTTTTCCTTGAAAAACAGCGACTTCTTTGGTTCTTTTGTGGGCAACACCAATGCTCCCAAACCCACCAAAATTCCCAATCCCAAAATTCTGGACACCAATGTCATCATCGATGGCCGCATCATTGAGCTGCTGCAAAGCCAGTTTCTGGAAGGCACATTGGTGGTTCCCCTGTTTGTGCTGCGCGAACTGCAATTTCTGGCAGACCATGCAGACCCCAGCAAACGGGCCAGAGGCAAACGTGGTCTGGAGGTTCTGGAGCAACTGCACAGCATCACCACCCTGAAGGTCATCGATTGGGACGATGCCAACATCAAAACCGTCGATGACAAACTGGTCAAACTGGCCCAAGAAACGCAGGCCAAACTGATTTCCAATGACTACAACCTTGGTCGGGTGGCCAAACTGCAAGACGTCAATGTGTTGAACCTGAACGCTCTGGCCACAGCCATCAAAGCCCGTTACAACGCTGGAGATGTGGTGCAGGTCACCATCACCAAAGAAGGCCAGCAGGCTGGACAGGGTGTGGCTTACCTTGAAGATGGAACCATGGTGGTGGTGGAAGATGGTGCCCCCTACAAAGGCCAACTGAAAAATGTGGTGGTGCTTTCCAACATCCAGACCAACGTGGGTCGCATGATCTTTGCCCGCACAGAAGGCTGA
- the radA gene encoding DNA repair protein RadA has product MAKKNLTTFQCQSCGYQSPKLLGRCPNCQAWGTFEELAPSPLPTAAGGAYGGIRGGKITRLTEVSRREEPRTPTGLSELDRVLGGGLVAGSVTLIGGEPGIGKSTLLLQVAECLAQGGNNVIYVAGEESLEQIRLRADRLGVKGDFMMTRDTRADHIGGLLDEHKPKLCIVDSIQTVQVSEDGTPGSISQVREATAALTRYAKETGASVVLVGHVTKDGTVAGPKVMEHIVDATVFLESVGQFRLLRSVKNRFGQAGELGVFEMRSEGLVAVENPSAAFLAERPIGAPGSVIAATVDGHRPLLLEVQALASKTPYPNPRRVVVGLDPKRVDVIIAVLEKRFNLTLSGLDIFVNLAGGIRINDPGLDLAVALAIYSAVVSKAVPEKVAVFGEVGLAGEVRTVQQAIRRAEEAIRAGYDQLLCPAGVQGSMFAVRDIQSAMTSLWSLKS; this is encoded by the coding sequence GTGGCCAAAAAGAACCTGACCACTTTTCAATGCCAGAGTTGTGGCTACCAATCCCCCAAACTGCTCGGGCGGTGTCCGAACTGTCAGGCGTGGGGCACTTTTGAAGAACTTGCACCTTCTCCCCTGCCCACAGCAGCAGGAGGGGCTTACGGGGGCATCCGTGGGGGCAAAATCACCCGCCTGACCGAAGTCAGCCGCAGAGAAGAACCCCGCACCCCCACCGGCCTGAGTGAACTGGACCGTGTGCTGGGCGGAGGTCTGGTTGCAGGTTCAGTCACCCTGATTGGTGGCGAACCCGGAATTGGCAAATCCACCTTGCTTTTGCAGGTTGCAGAATGTCTTGCTCAGGGAGGCAACAACGTGATTTATGTGGCCGGAGAGGAATCTCTGGAGCAAATCCGCTTGCGTGCAGACCGTCTGGGCGTCAAAGGCGATTTCATGATGACCCGTGACACCCGGGCAGACCACATCGGAGGTTTGCTGGATGAGCACAAACCCAAACTCTGCATCGTGGACTCCATCCAGACCGTGCAGGTTTCGGAAGATGGAACGCCGGGCAGCATCTCACAAGTGCGCGAAGCCACCGCTGCCCTGACCCGTTATGCCAAGGAAACCGGGGCCAGTGTGGTGCTGGTGGGTCACGTCACCAAAGATGGAACGGTGGCCGGTCCCAAAGTGATGGAACACATCGTGGATGCCACTGTGTTTCTGGAGTCGGTGGGCCAGTTCAGGCTGCTCAGAAGTGTCAAAAACCGTTTTGGTCAAGCAGGTGAACTCGGGGTGTTTGAGATGCGATCAGAGGGTCTGGTGGCCGTCGAAAACCCGAGTGCTGCTTTTCTTGCAGAGCGTCCCATTGGTGCGCCCGGCAGTGTGATTGCTGCCACTGTGGATGGACACCGTCCCCTGCTGCTGGAAGTGCAGGCTCTGGCCTCCAAAACCCCTTATCCCAATCCCAGACGGGTGGTGGTGGGTCTGGATCCCAAACGGGTGGATGTGATCATCGCTGTGCTGGAAAAACGCTTCAATCTGACCCTCAGTGGCCTCGACATTTTCGTGAACCTTGCAGGGGGCATCCGCATCAACGATCCGGGACTGGACCTTGCCGTGGCTCTGGCCATTTACAGTGCTGTGGTTTCGAAAGCCGTTCCAGAGAAAGTGGCGGTTTTTGGAGAGGTGGGTCTGGCAGGAGAGGTGCGCACCGTACAGCAAGCCATCCGACGGGCAGAAGAAGCCATCCGTGCAGGTTACGACCAGTTGCTCTGTCCGGCGGGTGTACAGGGAAGCATGTTTGCTGTGAGGGACATCCAGAGCGCCATGACCAGCCTCTGGAGCCTCAAATCCTGA
- a CDS encoding ATP-dependent Clp protease ATP-binding subunit: MNRYDDRARLVFHYAREEGNRLGHAMVGPEHLLLGLMREGGTACQILQDFGFTLEGLRRKVEEIIGRGEGSRLNDAPSITPRARRVMELASAEAKALGAQVTSTEHILLGIIREGDGVAYRILQEQARDVDTIRWRIMASADTRNNPKPVHTPFLDEYGRDLTKQASEGKLDPVVGRSEEIRRVTQILSRRTKNNPVLIGDPGVGKTAIVEGLALAIHEKRVPANLQGARVVSIDLSGVVAGTKYRGEFEERLRQIIDELRNAKVIAFIDELHTLVGAGGAEGTLDAANILKPALSRGEIQVIGATTTGEYHRYIEKDAALERRFQPVIVLEPNPAETLEILRGLRPRYEEHHGVIIPDSILELSVRIGERSLPGRNFPDKAIDLIDEAASRVRINLSLGVPVSEDEAGEPMVTREDLESVINSMGGVYVDERESSTLTTLEDNLRDQVYGQPEAIKALSSALRRARLGLGGRTRVAASFLFVGPSGVGKTHLAKALARTLFGSERSLIRIDMSEFQEPHSISKLIGSPPGYVGHEQGGRLTEAVRRQPFSVILLDEIEKAHPDIYNTFLQVLDDGRLTDGLGRTVDFRRTIIIMTSNTGFNTGPGVGFSPVKVEDTQPLRQIFTPEFLDRLDDVIRFKALGETELVLVARQLLADMQEELATRDLKVRFAETVAPWLVSKLKARSSKHALGSSRQLRTVVREEIEDPLALELLEDGSELTVTVKDNHLTFDRASMDSKILA, translated from the coding sequence GTGAACAGGTACGATGACCGAGCAAGACTGGTTTTCCATTACGCACGTGAAGAAGGCAACCGCTTGGGCCACGCCATGGTGGGTCCCGAGCACCTGCTGCTCGGCCTGATGCGTGAAGGGGGCACCGCCTGTCAAATCCTGCAAGACTTCGGGTTCACCCTCGAAGGCTTACGTCGCAAGGTGGAAGAGATCATAGGACGCGGAGAAGGAAGTCGCCTGAACGACGCGCCCTCAATCACTCCCCGCGCTCGCAGGGTGATGGAGCTGGCTTCAGCAGAAGCCAAAGCCCTCGGGGCACAGGTCACCAGCACAGAGCACATTCTTTTGGGGATCATCCGTGAAGGTGATGGGGTCGCATACCGCATCCTGCAAGAGCAGGCCCGTGATGTGGACACCATCCGCTGGCGCATCATGGCCAGTGCAGACACCCGCAACAACCCCAAACCCGTCCATACTCCCTTCCTTGACGAGTATGGCCGTGACCTGACCAAGCAAGCGTCTGAAGGCAAGCTCGACCCCGTGGTGGGACGCAGCGAAGAAATTCGCCGTGTGACCCAGATTCTCTCCCGCAGAACCAAAAACAACCCTGTGTTGATTGGTGATCCGGGCGTTGGTAAGACCGCCATTGTTGAGGGCCTTGCTCTGGCCATCCACGAGAAGCGTGTTCCCGCAAACCTGCAAGGGGCAAGGGTGGTGTCCATTGACCTCTCTGGCGTGGTGGCCGGAACCAAGTACCGTGGTGAGTTCGAAGAGCGCCTCAGACAAATCATTGATGAACTGCGCAACGCGAAAGTGATTGCTTTCATCGACGAGCTGCACACCCTGGTGGGTGCCGGTGGCGCAGAAGGAACATTGGACGCAGCCAACATCCTCAAACCTGCCCTGTCCAGAGGCGAAATTCAGGTGATCGGCGCCACCACCACAGGTGAGTACCACCGCTACATCGAGAAAGACGCGGCTCTGGAACGCCGCTTCCAGCCGGTGATTGTGCTGGAACCCAACCCCGCAGAAACATTAGAGATTCTGCGAGGCCTGCGCCCCCGTTATGAGGAGCACCACGGCGTGATCATTCCAGATTCCATTCTGGAACTCTCGGTCCGCATTGGTGAACGCTCATTGCCCGGACGCAACTTCCCCGACAAAGCCATCGACCTGATCGATGAAGCCGCCAGTCGGGTGCGCATCAACCTCAGCCTTGGGGTCCCGGTTTCCGAAGACGAAGCTGGAGAGCCCATGGTCACCCGCGAAGACCTCGAATCTGTGATCAACAGCATGGGTGGGGTTTACGTGGATGAACGTGAATCCAGCACCCTCACCACCCTTGAAGACAACCTCAGGGATCAGGTGTACGGACAACCAGAGGCCATCAAGGCACTCTCCAGTGCACTGCGCCGTGCCCGTCTGGGCCTTGGAGGTCGCACCCGGGTTGCAGCCAGCTTCCTGTTCGTCGGACCTTCCGGCGTGGGCAAAACCCACCTTGCGAAAGCTCTGGCCCGCACCCTGTTCGGCAGTGAGCGCAGCCTGATTCGCATCGACATGAGCGAATTTCAGGAGCCCCACAGCATCTCCAAACTGATCGGTTCCCCTCCCGGATATGTCGGTCACGAACAAGGGGGACGCCTCACCGAAGCGGTCCGCCGTCAACCGTTCAGTGTGATCCTGCTCGACGAAATCGAGAAAGCACACCCTGACATCTACAACACCTTCCTTCAGGTGCTGGACGATGGACGCCTCACCGATGGTCTGGGCCGCACTGTGGACTTCCGCCGCACCATCATCATCATGACCTCCAACACCGGCTTCAACACCGGTCCCGGGGTGGGTTTCAGCCCCGTCAAAGTGGAGGACACCCAGCCCCTGCGCCAGATCTTCACCCCAGAGTTCCTCGACCGTCTGGACGATGTGATCCGCTTCAAAGCCCTCGGAGAAACCGAACTGGTGCTGGTCGCCCGTCAGTTGCTCGCCGACATGCAAGAAGAACTGGCCACCCGCGATCTGAAAGTGCGCTTTGCAGAAACCGTGGCTCCGTGGCTGGTCTCCAAACTCAAAGCCCGTTCCAGCAAGCACGCTCTGGGTTCTTCCCGCCAGTTGCGCACCGTGGTCCGTGAAGAAATCGAAGATCCTCTGGCCCTTGAGTTGCTGGAAGACGGCAGCGAACTGACCGTCACCGTCAAGGACAACCATCTGACCTTCGACCGGGCCAGCATGGATTCCAAGATCCTCGCTTGA